A genomic region of Mycobacterium senriense contains the following coding sequences:
- a CDS encoding 1-aminocyclopropane-1-carboxylate synthase, giving the protein MKRRSDYIFTELSHHTDDCVGVVQKYLDFLVQGDGRKAHCPFTRSMLEQRQFFYDTSDLLLQKDEFFRAIAEMREFHARNADRLLVVGVAYLNEENFVEAVAKQGEVWRQRLRLELIAAGLTIAWTHPKNPIGTHTDRDKPLEPLWVSDIPLLMLRNLDKGDEPFMLSTDSKRAFVQGMRYNETIPIAIHPDTTSPQLEPHYKLSALTNLMNDVRLSTVRSVTADLTGRLVTVLKSGKICEHVWSPEVPV; this is encoded by the coding sequence ATGAAACGACGATCGGACTACATTTTCACTGAACTGAGCCATCATACGGATGACTGCGTGGGGGTAGTACAAAAGTACCTTGATTTCCTTGTCCAAGGCGACGGCCGAAAAGCTCATTGTCCATTTACCAGGTCGATGCTGGAACAGCGCCAGTTCTTCTACGATACAAGCGATCTGCTCCTGCAAAAAGACGAGTTTTTCCGGGCTATAGCGGAGATGCGTGAATTTCACGCTCGGAATGCTGACCGTCTTTTGGTTGTCGGGGTCGCATACCTGAATGAGGAAAACTTCGTAGAAGCGGTCGCCAAACAAGGCGAAGTTTGGCGGCAGAGATTGAGGCTTGAGCTCATAGCCGCTGGTCTGACGATCGCATGGACGCATCCGAAAAATCCAATCGGCACCCATACGGATCGCGACAAACCTCTCGAACCTCTCTGGGTAAGCGATATTCCGCTACTCATGCTCCGAAACCTTGACAAGGGGGACGAGCCGTTCATGCTGAGCACTGACTCCAAGCGAGCGTTCGTGCAGGGTATGAGGTATAACGAAACGATACCAATAGCGATACATCCTGATACGACAAGTCCGCAGCTGGAACCGCACTATAAGCTGAGCGCCCTGACGAATCTCATGAATGACGTTCGGCTTTCCACCGTCAGATCGGTGACAGCCGATCTGACCGGACGCCTTGTGACGGTGTTGAAAAGCGGTAAAATCTGCGAGCATGTGTGGAGCCCCGAAGTACCGGTATAG